TCGGAAGTGTCTGAAATGGCGGAATACAAATACCCCAACCCAAACTGTACAAACTGATTTTTACACTTTTTTACAGTTTTATACAGTTTGGTTGACCAGGCAATTTATGAGAATAGTTAGCGGTATGCGTCCTACAGGAAAGCTTCACTTAGGACATTACTTTGGCGTTATAAAAAACTGGCTAAAATTACAAGATAGCAATGAATGTTTTTTCTTCGTTGCAGATTGGCATGCATTAACAAATAAATACAAAGAAACATCCGATTTAAAACAAAATATTTACGACCTTGTAATAGATTGGCTTTCTTGCGGTATTAATCCAGAGAAGAGTACTATCTTTGTCCAATCAGGAGTTAAAGAACACAGCGAGCTTGCATTACTCTTTGGCATGATAACACCAAAAAGCTGGCTTGAACTAAATCCATCGTACAAAGATTTAAAATTTAATTTAATTTTCCAATATATAAGAGACTTTCTATTTGGAAAAAACATAAAAATAGACCAAGACAAATTACATGAGATTGTGTATAAAGCTTTTTACCACAAAAAAGATATAGATTACGAAGGATTAACGAAAGATTTAACAGATTTAAAAATCAAACAAGAGATAGTAAATGAAATAGTTCACAACATAAAAGAAGGAGATATTGGAAAAGATATAGACACATTCGGATTCTTTGGATATCCTATTTTAATGGCAGCCGACATCTTAATCTATAATGCAGATGCAGTTCCGGTAGGAGAAGACCAGCTACCACATATAGAGATAACAAGAGAAATAGCAAGAAGATTTAACAATCTTTACAGTCCTATATTTAAAGAACCGCAAGCTTTATTAACAGAATCATCAAAGCTTCTTGGAACAGATGGTAGAAAAATGTCTAAATCTTACAATAACACAATAGTATTAAGCGAGCCGAGAGAAACTCTTGAGAAAAAAGTATTATCTATGAAAACAGACCCGCAAAGACTTAAAAAAACTGACCCAGGAAGACCAGAAATCTGTAACGTATTTTCTTATCATAAATATTTTACAGATTCAGAAGATGTAGAAAAGATTCAAGTAAAGTGTAAAAATGCCGAAATAGGATGTGTAGAGTGCAAAAGAATTTTATTTGAGAATATAGATAAATTTTTATCTCCTATAAGAGAAAAAAGAAAAGAATATGAAGAAAATATTGGATATATTGAGAAGATAATTATAACTGGAACAGAAAAAGCTAAAGAAGTTGCAATAGAAAATATGAAAAATGTTAGAAATACAATGGGATTAATAAATTTTTGAAAAATTACAAATTTTTAATTTGACTTTTTGAATGACATGAAGTAATATTAAAATAAGATTAAGAAAAAAATTCTATCAGGAGGTATTAAAGATGAAAAAATTATTTGTAGTAGCGTTAGCGGTAGGTTCAGTAGCATTAGCAAGCTGTGCAAACTATGCAACAAAGGAGTACGTAGACCAACAAGTAGCAGGAGTTACTGAAAAAGTTAACTCTGTAGATGCTAAATTATCAGCATTAGAGAGAGAGGTTGCTGCTTTAAAATCTTCTGGAAATGCTACATCAGCAAAAGTTAACGATTTAGAAGCTCAAATTAATCAAATGAAAAACACATGCCCAGAAGCATGCAATGGAAAAATTTCTGCTTTAGAAAAAGATGTTGCTGAATTAAAAGAAAAAGTAGAAAAACAATCTGCTCATATGGAAAAAGAAGTTGAAAAATCTATGAGAAAATAATTTTCACTATCTATTGTAAAGTGAGGAGAAAGAAATGAAAAAGTATATATTAATTGGTGTTGGATTATTATCCTTATATTCATATTCAAACGCTCAAACATCACAGATATGTTGTTATGATACACCGACAGGTAAAGAGGAATACGCAACAAAAGAATATGTAGATTCAAAATTTGCACCAATTTTTCAGAAACTTGATAATATCAATAGCAGAGCAGAAGCTCTTTCTAAAGAATTAGCAAACTTAAAAAATGCTTCATCTACCGTTTCTCAAAAAGTTGCAGACTTGGAAGCTGCTTTAAATTCTTTAAAAGGTTCTTGCCCATCAGCATGCAATGCTAAATTATCTGAAGTTGAGAAAAATATTGCTGAATTAAAAGAAAAAGTAGAAAAAAGATCTG
This is a stretch of genomic DNA from Sulfurihydrogenibium sp. YO3AOP1. It encodes these proteins:
- the trpS gene encoding tryptophan--tRNA ligase, producing MRIVSGMRPTGKLHLGHYFGVIKNWLKLQDSNECFFFVADWHALTNKYKETSDLKQNIYDLVIDWLSCGINPEKSTIFVQSGVKEHSELALLFGMITPKSWLELNPSYKDLKFNLIFQYIRDFLFGKNIKIDQDKLHEIVYKAFYHKKDIDYEGLTKDLTDLKIKQEIVNEIVHNIKEGDIGKDIDTFGFFGYPILMAADILIYNADAVPVGEDQLPHIEITREIARRFNNLYSPIFKEPQALLTESSKLLGTDGRKMSKSYNNTIVLSEPRETLEKKVLSMKTDPQRLKKTDPGRPEICNVFSYHKYFTDSEDVEKIQVKCKNAEIGCVECKRILFENIDKFLSPIREKRKEYEENIGYIEKIIITGTEKAKEVAIENMKNVRNTMGLINF